In the Streptomyces sp. NBC_00193 genome, GAGCGGCCTCGTGCCGGGCTTCGGCGAGCTGGGCCTTGTACTGCTCCAGCACGCTCTGAGCCTCGGTCTGAGCGGCCTCAGCCTTTTCGATACCGCCTTCGATGGCCTCGCGGCGCTCGTCCAGAACCTTGTTGATGTTCGGGAGGAGCTTCTTCGCGAGGAAACCGAAGACGATGACGAAGGCGATCAGACCGATGACAAGCTCGGGGATCGGCGGGACGAGGGGGTTACCCGGCTCCTCGGCCGCGAGAACCAGGAGGTTCACATCAGTGCCTTTCGTCGATTCGGACTAGTCGTTGAGTTCGTCTTAGTAGACGAACGGCATGACCAGACCGATGAGGGCGAGCGCCTCACAGAAGGCGAAGCCGAGGATCTGGTTGGCGCGGATCAGACCGGCAGCCTCGGGCTGACGGGCAAGAGCCTGCGTGCCGTTACCGAAGATGATGCCGACGCCGACGCCCGGGCCGATGGCCGCGAGACCGTAGCCGACAGAGCTGAGGGAGCCGGTGACGCCTTCGGTGGCAGCAGCGAGGATCTGGGACATGCCAGTTCTTCCTTCTCTTTCATGGACCGGTGGGGGTTGGCCACCGGACGATTCGGGGGGATTGCAGGAGCGGGCTGTGGCTCAGTGGTGTTCGGCGAGCGCGCCCTGCAGGAAGCTGCAGGCCAGGAGGACGAAGACGTACGCCTGGACAGCCTGGATGAAGAGTTCGAACGCGGTCATCACGATGACCATGACGAACGAGACGCCCGCGTAAGCGATGCCGATCCCGTTCAGCAGGTACCAGCTCGCGATCGTGAACAGCAGCAGCAGCGTGTGGCCGGCGAACATGTTCGCGAACAGTCGGACCGCGTGAGTGAAGGGTCGGACGATGACGTTCGAGAAGAACTCGATCACCATGACCATCGGCAGGATCGGGCCGAGGGACTTGTCGTAGCCGGTGATGTTCTTGAAGCCGCCCACGAAGCCGTGGCGCTTGAATGTCACCGACATCCACATCACGTAGATGACGAGGGCGAGGCCGGCCGGGTACGCGATGACGGCAGTCACCGGGAACTGGGCGAGCGGCACGATCGACCACAGGTTCATGATCCAGACGAAGAAGAACGTCGCGACCATGAAGGGGACGTACTTCTCGCCTTCCTTCTTGCCGAGCGTCTCGTAGACGATGCCGCGGCGTACGAAGTCGTAGCCCGCCTCGGCGACCATCTGAAGCTTGCCCGGTACGACCTTCGGCTTCCGGAACGCGGCCCAGAAGAAGGCCACGATGACGAGCGAGCCCAGGAGGGCCAGCAGCATCGTCTTGTTGAAGTACAGGTTGCTGTCGGCGTCACCGAAGATCGGCTTGAACAGGAACGAGTACAGGGTCGGGCCCGGGAAGCCGCAGCCAGTGCCGTCTTCGAAATGACAATTGATATCGAAGGCGAGCGTCATGTCAGCAGCACTCACCGCAGGCTCCTTCAGCGTGGCGCATAGGTACGGCAACCTCGTTGTGTCGGCGCGGCGTGCAGCCGCGGTTCGGCACTGGACTGGTGTTACGGATGGTGGGGCGACAGTCAGGCATCGAGCCTCGCGATGGAACAGGCGTCAGCTCAGATGCCCGCGCCCGCAATGCCGCAGTTGAAACCGGACGATAGCAGCATCTCGAACGCGCACTTATTCCGCCCCTACCCCTCACGACTTCTGACCCGAATTTCCGGGCTTGTCGCCCTTCATCGAATCCGGTTCGACGTAGAGGATCTTGGCCTTCATATGAGCACGAGCCTGTGCGCCGATCCACACGAGGGTGGTGGCGACGAGCGTGATCGCGAAGGCCTTGGGGTTGAACAGCGTCGTGTTCTTGAACACGGCGAGAAAGACGAAGAGCAGCAGGATCTGGGCCGTGTAGAGCATGAGCCCCATGGCCTGGAACAGGTGCGGCAGTGATTTCGCCGTGCGCTGCAGTACGAGGAATCCGATGCCCATGAACAGCATCACCACGACCGTCGCGACGACGGCGCCCACGGCCCCCTTGCCACCGGCGACGATCCCACTGATGACGGCGGCGAGAGCGCCGGCGACAGCCGTGGGAACGGCGGATTGCAGGAGGGATCGGACGTCATCTGACCGCATGGCGGTTTGCTCCGCGTGGTGGTGGGGGCACGGGACTCGTACAGGACGAGCGTAAGCCCGGTCCGAGAGAGAACCTCGGGCCAATGGACCGTCGCACTACGGTCCTTCGGCTCTGTCGCCGGGTTTAGTGAACGGTATCACAAAGTATTTGATGAGAGCTTTACTCGGAGGGTGTGCCGACTGTCACACATGAGAGTGACCCTGCGCGTGTGTGCGCGACACGCAAGCGGCTTGTCTGGTAAAGGGCGTTCATATCCGACATGCGCTCCGGACGTCAGCGGGAGGACCCTGCCTTACGCCGGTCGGGGAAGCGCGAACGGGGGCCAATGGCGGTCGCCCCGTTGACGCCGGACACACCCGCCACGATCGGCCGGGCCGGCTCCGGCTCCGCCGCCGCATCGTCCTGCAGGGCGGCCTCCGCGGCCCGTTCCGCGTGCCGGTAGCGCGGCGGGACCAGCCGCTCCGCCCAGCGCGGGGCACGCGGGGTGAAGCGCGGCAGCAGGAGCAGCAGCAGGCCCACGGCGCTCAGCCCGGAGATCGCCAGCACGATCCACATCGAGGCGGAATGCACGGAGTACGCCACGGTGCCGAAGGCGATCAATCCTGACCAGAAGTACATGATGAGCACCGCGCGGCTGTGCGAATGCCCGAGTTCCAGGAGCCGGTGGTGAAGGTGCCCGCGGTCCGCGGCGAAGGGCGACTGGCCCTTCCAGGTGCGCCGCACGATGGCGAGGACCAGGTCCGTCATCGGGATCGCGATGATCGTGAGCGGCAGGATCAGCGGGATGAAGACCGGCAGCATCGCGTGGGTCGCGTTGCGCTCGCCGCCGACGAACAGCGCCATCGCGTCCGGGTCCACCTGTCCGGTGACGGAGATGGCGGCCGCGGCCAGCACCAGGCCGATGAGCATCGAGCCGGAGTCGCCCATGAAGATGCGGGCGGGGTGCATGTTGTGCGGCAGGAAGCCCAGGCACATGCCCATCAGGATGGCGGCGAAGAGGGTCGCGGGCGCGGCCGCCTCGATCCCGTAGCCGAACCAGATGCGGTAGGCGTAGAGGAAGAACGCGCAGGTCGCGATGCAGACCATGCCGGCGGCGAGGCCGTCGAGGCCGTCCACGAAGTTCACCGCGTTGATGGTGATCACCACGAGGGCCACGGTGAGCAGGTTGCCCTGCCAGGGGGTGAGCGAGACCGAGCCGACTCCGGGGACCGGGATCCACAGGATGGTCAGGCCCTGCATGCACATCACGCCGGCGGAGATCATCTGGGCGCCGAGTTTGATCAGGGCGTCGAGCTCGAACTTGTCGTCGAGCACGCCGACCAGCCAGATCAGGGCCGCACCGGAGAGCAGGGCCCGCGGCTCGTTCGACAGCTCGAAGACCCCGTTGAGGTTCTTCAGGTGGTCCGCGACGAGCAGGCCGGCGCACAGTCCGCCGAACATCGCGATGCCGCCGAGCCGCGGAGTGGGCTCCCGGTGGACGTCGCGGGCACGGATCTCGGGCATCGCCCCCACGGCGATCGCGAACTTCCGCACGGGCCCGGTGAGTAGATAAGTCACCGCGACCGTGACGCAAAGCGTCAGCAGATATTCACGCACGGGCTGCCCCAGATGTATCGCCGGCCATCTCAGCCCCACACACTAGCTGCGATGTACTCACTGTCGGGGACGCGCAGGGGCGGTATCCCGGTTGCGGTACGCCGCTCTTGCCCCGCTTAAACCCCATACGGCGGAAAATTGACCACCAGCTCGTTGACGTCGCTACGGATCTTCGCGGGCTCCCCGCCGGTCAGCGCGGCCGTGAACAGCTCGGCGATCCGGCCCATCTCGGCCTCCCCCATGCCCTGCGTGGTCACCGCCGCGGTGCCGAGGCGGATCCCGCGCTGGTCGCCGTACGGAAGGGCGCAGGTGTCCAGCACGATGCCGGCGGCGGCCAGCCGGCCCCGGGCGCCCGCGCCGTCGACGCCCAGCGGTGCGGGGTCGGCGGTGATCAGGTGGGTGTCGGTGCCCCCGGTCGTGATCGCGAACCCGCGGGCGGCGAGCCCGTCGGCCAGGGCGCGGCCGTTGGCGACCACCCGGTGCGCGTACGAGGTGAAGGCGGGCCCGGCGGCCTCGCCGAAGGCCACGGCCTTGGCGGCGATGCTGTGCATCTGCGGGCCGCCCTGGGTGAAGGGGAACACCGCCCGGTCGATCCGCTCCGCGAACTCGTTCCCGCACAGGATCATCCCGCCGCGCGGACCCCGGAGCACCTTGTGGGTGGTGGCCACGACGATGTCGGCGTAGGGCACGGGGCTGGGTGCGGCCCCGCCGGCCACGAGTCCGATGGGGTGGGCGGCGTCGGCGATCAGGAAGGCCCCGACCTCGTCGGCGATCTCCCGGAACACGGAGTACTCGGGGTGCCGCGGATAGGAGATGGACCCGCACACGATGGCCTTGGGCCGGTGCTCGTGCGCGAGCCGCTGCACCCGGGCGTAGTCGATGAGCCCCGTCGCGGCGTCCACTCCGTACCCGACGAAGTCGAACCAGCGCCCGGAGAAGTTGGCGGGCGACCCGTGGGTGAGGTGGCCCCCGGAGGTGAGCGCCATGGCCAGCACGGTGTCCCCGGGCCGCAGCAGCGCGGCGTACGCGGCGAGCACGGCGGCGGATCCGGAGTGCGGCTGCACGTTCGCGTGCTCGGCGCCGAAGAGGGCGCGGGCCCGCTCGACGGCGATCTGCTCGGCGAGGTCGGCGTACTCGCAGCCGCCGTGGTGGCGGGCGCCGGGATACCCCTCGGCGTACTTGTTGGCGAGCGGCGATCCCAGTGCGGTGAGCACGGCGGGAGAGGTGAAGTTCTCGGCGGCGATCAGCTGCAGGGAGCCCGCCTGCCGCTGTGCCTCGCCGGCGAGCACGTCGGCCATCTGGGGATCCTGCTGCCGCAGCAGGTCCATCGGCTCGGTGATGACGCTCATGGCGCGACTCCAGGGGGGTACCTCATACCGGGTACCAGCCACTGTAGGCCGGGCCCGCCCGTCCCGCCTCGCGACGCCCGGGGTCCGAAATCCAGCCTCGCCGGCGTTTGAGGCGCGGGGTCCGGGGCGGAGCCCCGGGGAGCGGTGGAAGGGCGGGTAGGGGAAGGCCCCGCAGGGCAACCGCACCCGGCACCGCCGGCCTCAGCGGGAAGCCGTGACGCCCGTCAGGGCCGTGACCACGGGGTCCAGCGCCTGGTTGATCTCGTCGCCGATCGACCGGAAGAAGGTGATCGGTGCCCCGTACGGGTCGTACACCTCGTCCGCGTCCGGGGACGGCGCGAGGAGCCACCCGCGTAGAGCGGCGGCGGCACGGACCAGCGCTCGGGCCCGCTCCACCATCCCGTCCTCCAGCGGCGGCAGGGTCGCGGGGTCTATCGCCCGCACCAGCCGGGTGAACTCCTTCAGGGTGAAGGTGCGCAGCCCCGCGGAGTGCCCCATGGAGATCACCTGGGCACGGTGGTCACGGGTGGCGGTCAGGACCAGGTCCGCGCGTATGACGTGCTCGTCCAGGAGTTCCCGGCCGGTGAAGCCGGAGGCGTCGGCCCCGAAGTCGGCCAGCACGGCGGCCGCGTTGGCCTCCATGGGCGCGCCCTCGTGGCCCCAGGTGCCCGCGCTCTCCACGATCAGGTCGCCGGTGACGGGGCCGCCGAGCCGGTGGGACAGCGCGTGCCGCGTCAGCCGCTCGGTGATGGGCGAGCGGCACACGTTGCCGGTGCTGACGTGGAGTATGCGGAAGGTGCTGTCCCCGGCTATGCCACGCCCCTCAGGGCTCACGGAGCCACCTCGAGGTCGGGCACGACCTCCCGCAGCTGCTCGGCGGTCAGTGCGCCCTCGCGCAGCAGGACGGGAACCTTCCCGGTGACGTCGACGATCGACGAGGGCAGGGTGCTCGGGGTCGGCCCGCCGTCCAGGTACACGGACACGGAGTCGCCGAGCATCTCGCGCGCCGCGTCGCAGTCCTCGGGCGCCGGGTGTCCGGTCAGGTTCGCCGAGGACACCGCCATCGGGCCGACCTCGGTCAGCAGCTCGATCGCGACGGGGTGCAGGGGCATGCGTACGGCCACGGTGCCACCGGTCTCGCCCAGGTCCCACGCCAGCGAGGGCTGGTGCTTGGCGACGAGCGTCAGACCGCCCGGCCAGAAGGCGTCGACGAGCTCCCACGCCTGCTCGGAGAAGTCGGTGACCAGGCCGTGCAGGGTGTTCGGGGAGCCGATGAGGACGGGGGTGGGCATGTTGCGGCCGCGCCCCTTGGCGGCGAGCAGGTCGCCGACGGCCTCGGCGCTGAAGGCGTCCGCGCCGATCCCGTACAGGGTGTCGGTGGGCAGCACGACGAGCTCGCCGCGGCGTACGGCGGAGGCGGCTTCGCGCAGGCCCGTCTTGCGGTCCGTCGCGTCGTTGCAGTCGTATCGCCGGGCCATCAGCGGGCCTCCTCGTGCAGCAGGGGGGTGGCGGGAATGCGCGCGGTGACTGCGCCGCTCACGGCAGGGCCGGTCACGGCAGGGCCTTGCGGGCGGTCGCGAAGCGCGGGCGGTTGTTGAGGTCGGGGTGGTCGGCGGCGTCGGCCCAGCCCTGCTCCTCGGCGAAGATCCACGGGACCTGTCCGCCCTGGGTGTCGGCGTGCTCGATGACGACGATGCCGCCGGGGCGCAGCAGCCTGTGGGCGGTGCGCTCGATGCCGCGGATGGTGTCCAGGCCGTCCTCGCCGGAGAACAGCGCCATCTCGGGATCGTGGTCGCGGGCCTCGGGCGCGACGTACTCCCACTCGGTGAGCGGGATGTACGGCGGGTTGGAGATGACCAGGTCGACCTGTCCGTCCAGCTCGGGCAGGGCGCTGAGCGCGTTGCCCTGGTGGACCGTGACCCGGGAGCCCTCGGCGTTCTTGCGGGTCCACCGCAGGGCGTCCTCGGACAGCTCGACGGCGTGCACGCGCGAGCGCGGCACCTCCTGCGCCATGGCGAGCGCGATGGCGCCGGAGCCGGTGCAGAGGTCCACGATCAGCGGTTCGACGACGTCCATCGCCCGGACGGCCTGTATGGCCCAGTCCACGACCGACTCGGTCTCGGGCCGGGGCACGAAGACCCCGGGCCCGACCTGGAGCTCCAGGTACCGGAAGAAGGCACGGCCGGTGATGTGCTGGAGCGGCTCGCGCGCCTCGCGGCGGGCGACGGCCTCCCAGTAGCGGGCGTCGAAGTCCGCGTCCTTGACGTGGTGGAGTTCCCCCCGCTTGACGCCGTGCACGAAGGCCGCGAGCTCCTCCGCGTCGAAACGCGGTGAGGGCACGCCGGCGGCGGCCAGCCGCTGGGTGGCCTGGGCCACCTCGGCAAGCAGCAAGTTCACGCTGGTCCTCCGGGCTGCTGTCGTACGGGGGGTGGTGCGGGGTCCTGCAGGTGCTGCAGGTGCTGCAGGGGTCCTGCGAGGGGACTCAGTGCGCGGACGCGAGCTTGGCGGCGGAGTCCGTGTCGACGCAGGCCTGGATGACCGGGTCGAGGTCTCCGTCGAGCACCTGGTCCAAGTTGTACGCCTTGAAGCCCGTCCGGTGATCCGAGATCCGGTTTTCCGGGTAGTTGTACGTACGGATCTTCTCGGAGCGGTCCACGGAGCGCACCTGGCTGCGGCGCACGTCGGAGGCCTCCTGCTCGGCGGCTTCCTGGGCGGCGGCCAGCAGGCGCGAACGCAGGATGCGCATCGCCTGCTCCTTGTTCTGGAGCTGGCTCTTCTCGTTCTGGCAGGAGGCGACCACACCGGTCGGGATGTGCGTGATGCGCACGGCCGAGTCGGTGGTGTTGACGGACTGGCCGCCGGGGCCCGAGGAGCGGTACACGTCGATGCGGAGGTCGTTCATGTTGACCTCGACCTCCACCTCCTCGGCTTCCGGGGTGACGAGCACGCCGGCGGCGGAGGTGTGGATGCGGCCCTGGGACTCGGTGGCCGGCACGCGCTGGACGCGGTGCACGCCGCCCTCGTACTTCAGACGGGCCCAGACGCCCTGGCCGGGCTCGGTGGCACCGTTGCCGCCCTTGGTGCGGACGGAGACCTGGACGTCCTTGTAGCCGCCGAGCTCGGACTCGGTGGCGTCGATGATCTCGGTCTTCCAGCCCACGCGCTCGGCGTAGCGCAGGTACATGCGGAGCAGGTCGCCGGCGAACAGGGCCGACTCGTCACCGCCCGCACCCGCCTTGACCTCCAGGAGCACGTCCTTGTCGTCGCTGGGGTCGCGCGGAACGAGCAGCAGGCGGAGCTTCTCGGTGAGCTCTTCGCGCTGTGCGGTCAGTTCCTTGACCTCTGCCACGAAGTCCGGGTCGTCGGCCGCGAACTCCTTCGCCGTCTCGATGTCCTCGGCGGACTGCTTCCAGGCACGGAAGGTCGCGACGATCGGGGTCAGCTCCGCGTAGCGCTTGTTCAGCTTGCGCGCGTTGGCCTGATCCGAGTGGACCGAAGGGTCGGCGAGCTTCTTCTCAAGATCGGCGTGCTCGCCGATCAGTTCCTCGACCGCCTCGAACATCGGGGGCTCCTGAAGATGGTGAATGTGAAGAAAAGGGCTGCGGGACGAGAAAGGCGCCGGTCCGGCTGCCCCCGTGCAAACAGGGTGCAGCCGGGATCCGGCGCCTGAGGCTCGCTACTTCTGTGCAGCCTTGCCGAAGCGGGCCTCGAAGCGGGCCACGCGGCCACCGGTGTCGAGGATCTTCTGCTTGCCCGTGTAGAACGGGTGGCACTCGGAGCAGACCTCGGCTCGGATGGAGCCCTCGGTCAGGGTGCTACGGGTGGTGAACGACGCGCCACAGGTGCAGCTGACCTGGGTCTCGACGTACTGGGGGTGAACATCGCGCTTCAAGGTGTCTCCTAGATTCGGGAGGGCGCCGGGTCGCAGGAGCCGAATTGCGCGCTGCGTGAACCGGGGCCGACAGACCAGTCTGCCAGGACCGGGCTGCCTGTCAAAATTCTGAGGACGCCTCCCTCAACGGAGGGGGGCCGGCATCTATTCCGCCGCCCGCCGGAACCCGTCCGACCAGGCGGTTTCGTGCTACCGGACGACGGTACCGGCGGTGCCCTTGTCGCCGGCCGAGTTCGCGGTGGCCTCGGCGGGCACCTGCTGGTCGGCCAGCAGGGCGTCCCAGACCATCTGGGACTCCTTGGTGAGCGGGACGACCCGGTTGGGGTCACGGGTGTCACCGGTCACCGGCAGGGTGATCATCTGCATGTTCTCGGGGCTGATGCCCTCCAGGCCCTGGGCGAATCCCATGAGGGACTTCACGTCGCCGAGCGCCTTGTCCGTGGTGATGGCCTTGGTGGCGGTGTCCGCCACGTCGAGCAGCTTCTTCGGGTTCTCGAAGACGCCGATGCTCTTGACCTGCTTGATCAGCGCCTTGATGAAGGCCTGCTGCAGCTGTATTCGGCCCAGGTCGCCGCCGTCGCCGACGCCGTGGCGGGTACGGACGAGGCCGAGGGCCTGCTCGCCGTTCAGCCTGTTCGTCCCGGCGGGCAGGTCGAGGTGGCTGTAGTCGTCCTTGATCGGCTTGGTGGTCGTCACCTCGACGCCGCCGAGCTTGTCGATGATCTCCTTGAAGCCCGTGAAGTCGACCTCGAGGTAGTGATCCATGCGGATCCCCGACATCTTCTCGACGGTCGCGACGGCGCAGGCGGCCCCGCCGACGGTGAACGACTCGTTGAACATCTTGCGCGGGCCGCCCAGGTCGGTCTTGCCGTTCGAGAGCTTGCAGGAGGGCCTGGTCACGAGGGTGTCGCGGGGTATCGATACGACGGTGGCCTTGGTGTGGCCCTCGTTGAGGTGGACGACCATCGCCGTGTCGGAGCGTGCGGAGCCGCCGTCGTCCTGGCCGTACTCCCCGTTGGCGCCGCTGCGGGAGTCGGAGCCGAGGACGAGGATGTCCATCGAGCCGTTGTCCACGTTCTGCGGGCGGTCCGTGCCGAGGGCCGCGTCGATGTCGACCGTCTTGAGGTTGCCGTTGAACTTGACGTAGAAGTAGCCGAGCCCCGCCCCGCCCAGGACGACCACGCCGGCGGCGGTCCACGCGGCGATGACGACGGCCCTGCGGCGCGCGGCCGGCTTCCGTCGGCGGCGTCCCGCGCCGGTCCTGCGGCCGTGGCCGCTGTTGTCCTGGCTCATGCTCTGCTCTGCCCGTCTGTGTTCGGCCCGCTTCCCCGTTACCTCTGACAGAGACGGTCGGGCGCCCCCCAGGGTTCCACGGCCGCCTGTGCGTCCCGTGTGCATCCGGTGTGCGTCCCGGCCCGTGCGCCCCCCGCGACCGGCTGCGGCGGACACCCCCCGATCCGGCACCCACCTGCGGTTTCCCCCGTGAGCGCGGGGTGGGCGTCCGGGGCCGCGCGGTGTACGGAGTGTGGCAAAGGTCGCACCCGGGCACGAAGCGCCGTAGACCGCCCGAGTCCTCACGAGGACCCGGGACCCCCGCAGGCTCCGTAGGCCCGGGTACGACGCGACCGCCCCCGCCGCGGGTGCGGCGGGGGCGGTCGTGGTCACGCAGGTGGTGCTACGCGCGGACGTCAGTCGTCGTTCTTGCCCGACGGGGTCGTCTTCGCGATCTGCATGAGGAACTCGGCGTTCGACTTCGTCTGCTTCATCTTGTCGAGGAGCAGCTCGATGGCCTGCTGCGAGTCGAGCGCGTGCAGCACCCGGCGCAGCTTCCAGACGATGGCGAGCTCCTCGCTGTTGAGGAGGATCTCCTCCTTGCGGGTGCCCGAGGGGTCCACGTCCACGGCCGGGAAGATGCGCTTGTCGGCGAGCTTCCGGTCGAGCTTGAGCTCCATGTTGCCGGTGCCCTTGAACTCCTCGAAGATCACCTCGTCCATGCGCGAGCCGGTGTCGACCAGCGCGGTGGCCAGGATGGTCAGCGAGCCGCCGTCCTCGATGTTGCGCGCGGCACCGAAGAAGCGCTTCGGCGGGTAC is a window encoding:
- the prmC gene encoding peptide chain release factor N(5)-glutamine methyltransferase, with the translated sequence MNLLLAEVAQATQRLAAAGVPSPRFDAEELAAFVHGVKRGELHHVKDADFDARYWEAVARREAREPLQHITGRAFFRYLELQVGPGVFVPRPETESVVDWAIQAVRAMDVVEPLIVDLCTGSGAIALAMAQEVPRSRVHAVELSEDALRWTRKNAEGSRVTVHQGNALSALPELDGQVDLVISNPPYIPLTEWEYVAPEARDHDPEMALFSGEDGLDTIRGIERTAHRLLRPGGIVVIEHADTQGGQVPWIFAEEQGWADAADHPDLNNRPRFATARKALP
- a CDS encoding L-threonylcarbamoyladenylate synthase; translated protein: MARRYDCNDATDRKTGLREAASAVRRGELVVLPTDTLYGIGADAFSAEAVGDLLAAKGRGRNMPTPVLIGSPNTLHGLVTDFSEQAWELVDAFWPGGLTLVAKHQPSLAWDLGETGGTVAVRMPLHPVAIELLTEVGPMAVSSANLTGHPAPEDCDAAREMLGDSVSVYLDGGPTPSTLPSSIVDVTGKVPVLLREGALTAEQLREVVPDLEVAP
- the prfA gene encoding peptide chain release factor 1; this translates as MFEAVEELIGEHADLEKKLADPSVHSDQANARKLNKRYAELTPIVATFRAWKQSAEDIETAKEFAADDPDFVAEVKELTAQREELTEKLRLLLVPRDPSDDKDVLLEVKAGAGGDESALFAGDLLRMYLRYAERVGWKTEIIDATESELGGYKDVQVSVRTKGGNGATEPGQGVWARLKYEGGVHRVQRVPATESQGRIHTSAAGVLVTPEAEEVEVEVNMNDLRIDVYRSSGPGGQSVNTTDSAVRITHIPTGVVASCQNEKSQLQNKEQAMRILRSRLLAAAQEAAEQEASDVRRSQVRSVDRSEKIRTYNYPENRISDHRTGFKAYNLDQVLDGDLDPVIQACVDTDSAAKLASAH
- a CDS encoding MraY family glycosyltransferase; protein product: MGQPVREYLLTLCVTVAVTYLLTGPVRKFAIAVGAMPEIRARDVHREPTPRLGGIAMFGGLCAGLLVADHLKNLNGVFELSNEPRALLSGAALIWLVGVLDDKFELDALIKLGAQMISAGVMCMQGLTILWIPVPGVGSVSLTPWQGNLLTVALVVITINAVNFVDGLDGLAAGMVCIATCAFFLYAYRIWFGYGIEAAAPATLFAAILMGMCLGFLPHNMHPARIFMGDSGSMLIGLVLAAAAISVTGQVDPDAMALFVGGERNATHAMLPVFIPLILPLTIIAIPMTDLVLAIVRRTWKGQSPFAADRGHLHHRLLELGHSHSRAVLIMYFWSGLIAFGTVAYSVHSASMWIVLAISGLSAVGLLLLLLPRFTPRAPRWAERLVPPRYRHAERAAEAALQDDAAAEPEPARPIVAGVSGVNGATAIGPRSRFPDRRKAGSSR
- the rpmE gene encoding 50S ribosomal protein L31 — protein: MKRDVHPQYVETQVSCTCGASFTTRSTLTEGSIRAEVCSECHPFYTGKQKILDTGGRVARFEARFGKAAQK
- a CDS encoding protein-tyrosine-phosphatase, with product MSPEGRGIAGDSTFRILHVSTGNVCRSPITERLTRHALSHRLGGPVTGDLIVESAGTWGHEGAPMEANAAAVLADFGADASGFTGRELLDEHVIRADLVLTATRDHRAQVISMGHSAGLRTFTLKEFTRLVRAIDPATLPPLEDGMVERARALVRAAAALRGWLLAPSPDADEVYDPYGAPITFFRSIGDEINQALDPVVTALTGVTASR
- the glyA gene encoding serine hydroxymethyltransferase → MSVITEPMDLLRQQDPQMADVLAGEAQRQAGSLQLIAAENFTSPAVLTALGSPLANKYAEGYPGARHHGGCEYADLAEQIAVERARALFGAEHANVQPHSGSAAVLAAYAALLRPGDTVLAMALTSGGHLTHGSPANFSGRWFDFVGYGVDAATGLIDYARVQRLAHEHRPKAIVCGSISYPRHPEYSVFREIADEVGAFLIADAAHPIGLVAGGAAPSPVPYADIVVATTHKVLRGPRGGMILCGNEFAERIDRAVFPFTQGGPQMHSIAAKAVAFGEAAGPAFTSYAHRVVANGRALADGLAARGFAITTGGTDTHLITADPAPLGVDGAGARGRLAAAGIVLDTCALPYGDQRGIRLGTAAVTTQGMGEAEMGRIAELFTAALTGGEPAKIRSDVNELVVNFPPYGV
- a CDS encoding LCP family protein; protein product: MSQDNSGHGRRTGAGRRRRKPAARRRAVVIAAWTAAGVVVLGGAGLGYFYVKFNGNLKTVDIDAALGTDRPQNVDNGSMDILVLGSDSRSGANGEYGQDDGGSARSDTAMVVHLNEGHTKATVVSIPRDTLVTRPSCKLSNGKTDLGGPRKMFNESFTVGGAACAVATVEKMSGIRMDHYLEVDFTGFKEIIDKLGGVEVTTTKPIKDDYSHLDLPAGTNRLNGEQALGLVRTRHGVGDGGDLGRIQLQQAFIKALIKQVKSIGVFENPKKLLDVADTATKAITTDKALGDVKSLMGFAQGLEGISPENMQMITLPVTGDTRDPNRVVPLTKESQMVWDALLADQQVPAEATANSAGDKGTAGTVVR
- a CDS encoding F0F1 ATP synthase subunit C, which produces MSQILAAATEGVTGSLSSVGYGLAAIGPGVGVGIIFGNGTQALARQPEAAGLIRANQILGFAFCEALALIGLVMPFVY
- the atpB gene encoding F0F1 ATP synthase subunit A; this translates as MTLAFDINCHFEDGTGCGFPGPTLYSFLFKPIFGDADSNLYFNKTMLLALLGSLVIVAFFWAAFRKPKVVPGKLQMVAEAGYDFVRRGIVYETLGKKEGEKYVPFMVATFFFVWIMNLWSIVPLAQFPVTAVIAYPAGLALVIYVMWMSVTFKRHGFVGGFKNITGYDKSLGPILPMVMVIEFFSNVIVRPFTHAVRLFANMFAGHTLLLLFTIASWYLLNGIGIAYAGVSFVMVIVMTAFELFIQAVQAYVFVLLACSFLQGALAEHH